CATTGGCTAAGTATAAGCCCTATGCCTATGATAAATATATGATCCGCCCCACTGTTGCTTCTGTTCAACAGGAAAAATATCGCAACAAAGCTCAATTTCCTATTCAAGAAATCAATGGTGAAATCCGTTGTGGACTTTATAAGACCGGAACTCAGGAATTAGTTGATCTACCAGAGATGCCAACACAAATGGATCTTACTATGTCGGCTATCCGTAAAATTGTTCAGATGGTCAAGGATTTAGAAATTCCCGTTTTCAATCCTGAACAAAAGTCGGGAATTCTAAGTATGATCGTCATTCGTGAATCAGTCGAATTTAACCAACTACAAGTTACTTTCATTACTCGTTCACCTAAATTTATCAAGGAACATCAATTGATCGAAAGTATTCAAAAAGAAATTCCCGAAGTCAGTTCTATTTCTCAAAATATCAATAAAGAAGATCAAGGTTCTGTCTGGGGTGATGAAACAAAATTGCTCTGGGGTGAAAAGTATCTCCAAGAAGACATTAATGGCTATCTTTTTAACCTATCCCCACGTGCCTTTCTTCAATTAAATTCACTTCAAACTGATAAACTATATGACCTCGTCAACAAAGCTCTTGAACCTAATCAGCGTGATATTTTACTCGATGCCTATTGTGGTGTTGGAACAATTGGCATTACTATGGCAGATACTGTCAAACATATTTATGGAATTGAAATTATTCCTGAAGCCATCGAAGATGCTAAACAAAACGCCAAATTGAATAATGTTGAAAATGCCGATTATTACGTCGGTTCCGTTGATAAAATTTATCCTGAATTATTAAAAGATGACATCAACGTTAATTCAATCGTGGTTGACCCACCAAGAACTGGTTTGGAGGATAGTTTGATCACAACTTTAGTCCGTAATCCCGTTGAAAAACTAGTTTACGTTTCTTGCAATCCCTCTACATTAGCTAAAGATCTAGTTAGATTGACTGATCGTTATCGAGTTATCTATTTACAACCAGTCGACATGTTCCCACAGACACCACATGTTGAAACAATCGTTAAGTTAGTTAAGAGATAAGCGTCACTAATAATCAACTTTCAAATATTAAGACAAATGGCTCCAGGTAATTAATACGTTACCTGGAGCCATTTGTCTTAAATAAAAAATTATATTGTGTTTCACATTTATATCATAAACTTACTAAATAGTCGTTTCACCAGTAATCAATTTAACTGGCAAAACATAATTATCTTCTAATTGACATTCGTGATCATCAATTCTTTTTAACAATAAATCAATCATCATCGTCACAATATCAGCAATAGGTTGCATGATAGTCGTCAATTCAGGATGGTAATTTTGGATAAATCGAGTCCCGTCATATCCAATCAATCTGATATTTTCAGGAATCTTAATACCTAATTCTCGCGCTTGTTGAATGACCAAGAGCGCCGTTAAATCATCGGTACAAAAGATTCCATCAACGTTTTTTTTCAGCAACATTTCCTTGATCTTTAGTCCTTTGATATTAGGAGTTGAACTAAAACGTAATTCCAACAAATCAAATGTTCGATCTCTTTTCGCCAAAGTATCCTTAAATCCTGTCAATCTGGCATTAGTTGGACTATTCGGACGATTGGCCCCAGTAATGATCTGAAAATGTTCACTACCTGACGCCAATAATGCTTGGGCTGCCAATTGCCCACCGTGATAATTATCAGAGCTGACAATCGGAATATTTTCCGATAAATAACGGTCAAAAGAGATTATCGGTAAACCGACTTTTTGATACTCTTCGATACCGAGATTATGCGACCCAGCAATAATCCCATCAACTCGATTGGCCATCAACATTCTTAAGTAAGCTCGTTCTTTTTCCGAATCGCTGCCAGCATTACAAAGAATCATTCGAAACCCTTTTTTAAAAAGTTGATCTTCAATTTCTTGAACCATTTGACCAAAGAAAGGATTACTGACGCCTGGCAAAATAACTCCAATCAAATGAGTCTTCTTCCCTTTCAATGACCGTGCCAAACTATTGGGTTGATAATTCAACTCTTTCATCGCCGCAAAAACCTTTGTTTTCGTTTTTTCAGACAGTGAACCATAATTGTTAATTACCCGTGAAACAGTTGTAGGAGAAACCCCTGCTAGTTTTGCAATGTCATCTAACGTCGCCATAATCTACCTCATCAATAAATCTTATCTAATTGAACCTTTTTTATCGAAACATGTTCTGATTCCACAAAGAAACGTTGACCTTGTGGAAAAATACGACCAGTAATGACCTTTTGTCCACCATTAATGTACAATTCAAAAACAGTGTTGTCCAAATACATTTCAAAATCAATTGACTGGTTAATGGCAGTCTCTGCACTCCGCGTCGTTCCAAAGTCGGTCGCAAACTTAATTCCCATATTGGTTCGATCAACTAATATTTTACCATTAGTTGTATCAAGCATGACCTGCAATTCCTCACCAAGATCAGTCTTGATCGTCAAAGTTCCAATTGAATCCAACACTCGTCCCGACAGTTTCGCTTGTGGCGTGATTTCTTTTGAGGCAAGTTTTTGCTCAATTAATTGCTCATTTTCAATCACGGGAATTTGATAGAGCTGATTATTTTTAATCTTTAACTCCTTGATCAGGCTAAAACAGTTGGCCCAGCCCTCATTATCTGATGGATAAGAAGTATCAGGCAGGCCAATCCAACTAACCGTTAAAGCACGACCATCTGGTGCGTTGAATCCGTGTGTAGCATAGACATCAAAACCATTATCCAAATTCTCCATCTTACTGGGATTGATAAAAGTGAAGGTTTCCCAATCAAATCTTTCGCCAATCACATAAGCATTAGGGAAAACATTATCATGTTTCAACACATTATTGTTGACTCCCTGTGGGCAAAAGATCAAAACCGGACGATCATCGACAAACAATAAATTAGGACACTCGATCATGTAACCACAATCTTGTTGTGTGAATTTCAACTCCGTCTTATAAGACCAAGGACCCGTTACTTGTGCGGCTTGATAAACTAAAATATGCCCAGTATCATCTTTTTTTCGTCCACCGATCAACGCAAAATATTGACCATCGTGTTCAATGATCTGTGGATCACGAAAATGATCTGTGAAACCAGACTTAGGTTCAGGTATTAAAGGAGTCGAAATTTTCTCAACCTTATTATTCTGATCCATCCAGGCACCGTCTTGTTTTGGATGTCGAACCCAATTTTTGTCCCTGACATTGCCGGTATACATTAAGAATAATTTATCCCCAACAGGAATAGCAGAGCCTGAATAAGTCCCGTGACTATCCTGCTTATCGCCCGGCAAAAGTGTTGGTCCATAATCTTGCCAATGAACTAAATCATCTGAAATCAAATGCGACCAATTCTTTAAACCATGTACCGCACCATAAGGGTAAGATTGGTAAAATAAGTGCCACTGACCATTAAAATATGAAAAACCATTTGGATCATTTAACAGACCCGTTTTTGGTTGAATATGATAGCCCAATCGCCAATGCGATTGCCCTATTTTTTTTCTAATATCTTCAATTTGATTGTTTGACCAAGCTTGATAAGGTCTATATCTCAATTCAGTCGTCCAATTTGTAATCATAATTCCTGCCCATACTTTCTTTAATTGCTTTTATTGTAAGCGCTATTAGTTGCAATTGTCAATCGTATGACATTTGCATTTATGATGTATTCCAATAGCTATT
This sequence is a window from Companilactobacillus alimentarius DSM 20249. Protein-coding genes within it:
- the rlmD gene encoding 23S rRNA (uracil(1939)-C(5))-methyltransferase RlmD, with translation MDTNITQELKVGDKFPLTIKRIGINGEGIGFFKHVIVFVPKAVPEDVIVCEVTDVHPRFLNGRIHKIRQASRFRNPDTPALASKVGGLEFAHIKYEDQLKFKADILRESLAKYKPYAYDKYMIRPTVASVQQEKYRNKAQFPIQEINGEIRCGLYKTGTQELVDLPEMPTQMDLTMSAIRKIVQMVKDLEIPVFNPEQKSGILSMIVIRESVEFNQLQVTFITRSPKFIKEHQLIESIQKEIPEVSSISQNINKEDQGSVWGDETKLLWGEKYLQEDINGYLFNLSPRAFLQLNSLQTDKLYDLVNKALEPNQRDILLDAYCGVGTIGITMADTVKHIYGIEIIPEAIEDAKQNAKLNNVENADYYVGSVDKIYPELLKDDINVNSIVVDPPRTGLEDSLITTLVRNPVEKLVYVSCNPSTLAKDLVRLTDRYRVIYLQPVDMFPQTPHVETIVKLVKR
- a CDS encoding LacI family DNA-binding transcriptional regulator, producing MMATLDDIAKLAGVSPTTVSRVINNYGSLSEKTKTKVFAAMKELNYQPNSLARSLKGKKTHLIGVILPGVSNPFFGQMVQEIEDQLFKKGFRMILCNAGSDSEKERAYLRMLMANRVDGIIAGSHNLGIEEYQKVGLPIISFDRYLSENIPIVSSDNYHGGQLAAQALLASGSEHFQIITGANRPNSPTNARLTGFKDTLAKRDRTFDLLELRFSSTPNIKGLKIKEMLLKKNVDGIFCTDDLTALLVIQQARELGIKIPENIRLIGYDGTRFIQNYHPELTTIMQPIADIVTMMIDLLLKRIDDHECQLEDNYVLPVKLITGETTI
- a CDS encoding sucrose-6-phosphate hydrolase, producing the protein MITNWTTELRYRPYQAWSNNQIEDIRKKIGQSHWRLGYHIQPKTGLLNDPNGFSYFNGQWHLFYQSYPYGAVHGLKNWSHLISDDLVHWQDYGPTLLPGDKQDSHGTYSGSAIPVGDKLFLMYTGNVRDKNWVRHPKQDGAWMDQNNKVEKISTPLIPEPKSGFTDHFRDPQIIEHDGQYFALIGGRKKDDTGHILVYQAAQVTGPWSYKTELKFTQQDCGYMIECPNLLFVDDRPVLIFCPQGVNNNVLKHDNVFPNAYVIGERFDWETFTFINPSKMENLDNGFDVYATHGFNAPDGRALTVSWIGLPDTSYPSDNEGWANCFSLIKELKIKNNQLYQIPVIENEQLIEQKLASKEITPQAKLSGRVLDSIGTLTIKTDLGEELQVMLDTTNGKILVDRTNMGIKFATDFGTTRSAETAINQSIDFEMYLDNTVFELYINGGQKVITGRIFPQGQRFFVESEHVSIKKVQLDKIY